One Bacillus amyloliquefaciens DSM 7 = ATCC 23350 DNA window includes the following coding sequences:
- a CDS encoding glycoside hydrolase domain-containing protein translates to MDEMVKKVQQWVNLVYLNRPGYVKIDENGKTGWPVIEALITGLQIEEGITSTTGTFGPATMAKCPTLSTKSDSSNEKTRNQIMILQGALYCKGYNPTGFTGTYGDGTKAAIKKFQTDAGLSNQDGIATPIIFKALLNMDAFVNVGDAKIRNIQQELNRKYYKVTGLNPCDGRYSRQTNEALIYALQVEEGIAEPTGTFGPATKSKCPTISMGSTKANFVKLLQYALYCNNRNPGRFDGIFDENMRTALIDFQRFSALPADGVAGMQTWASLLVSKGDEDRKGTACDCATPINAARAATLKSNGYKTVGRYLTGSHQMTLPELETIFAAGLSVFPIYERKSTEASYFTETQGVFDARAAIGAAKGYGFKENTIIYFTVDYDAVDGEVTSRILPYFKAIKRTFAQLNSGYQIGIYGARNVCSRVAAAGYSVSSFVCDMSSGFSGNRGYSLPTDWAFDQIKTRSIGDGLGKIEIDNNISSGKDKGVNSIVYNKENSNDYVSTTNNKFLNQLKVLYNTAVDYVTKKEGNKPNPVGNITQQANELVAQYLRKDEYDGLLWILTADFIDSDFVKIADDVLKGQEKRILIDPISKLTLDDAHMMATFNAIIHSSVGMIQDLAGWAGDLITVGGDTVKYNANYKTTYDAAIDLIGGQIGTFGLPDLLGDVDAVNLAMNTRTGIASQPVYKVFEEYYTTGYSTRYSQFFKNRFNNSFEAVTKDAEYYLNTNNPVCLEFKQHFSVNNYTQEDGQAIAQAFADCLKEKIKSE, encoded by the coding sequence ATGGATGAAATGGTAAAAAAAGTTCAACAATGGGTAAATCTTGTTTACTTAAACAGGCCAGGTTATGTAAAAATTGATGAAAATGGAAAAACAGGGTGGCCTGTGATTGAGGCTTTGATTACAGGATTACAAATTGAAGAAGGAATTACGTCAACTACTGGAACATTTGGACCGGCTACTATGGCAAAATGTCCTACATTATCAACTAAATCTGATTCTTCGAATGAAAAAACAAGAAATCAAATTATGATTCTTCAAGGTGCATTGTATTGCAAGGGATATAATCCAACTGGTTTTACAGGAACCTATGGTGATGGTACAAAGGCTGCTATAAAAAAATTTCAAACTGATGCAGGGTTGTCTAATCAAGATGGAATTGCAACTCCTATAATCTTTAAAGCGCTATTAAATATGGACGCTTTTGTAAATGTAGGAGATGCCAAAATTCGTAATATTCAACAAGAGCTGAATCGGAAATATTATAAGGTCACTGGCCTTAATCCATGTGACGGTAGATACTCCCGACAAACTAATGAGGCTTTAATTTACGCACTCCAGGTCGAAGAAGGAATAGCAGAACCAACTGGAACATTTGGACCTGCTACAAAATCAAAATGCCCGACAATCTCAATGGGTAGCACAAAAGCTAATTTTGTAAAGCTCTTACAATATGCTTTGTACTGTAATAATCGTAATCCAGGAAGATTTGATGGTATCTTCGATGAAAATATGAGAACAGCACTTATTGATTTTCAAAGGTTTTCAGCATTACCTGCCGATGGAGTGGCTGGAATGCAGACCTGGGCATCTCTTTTAGTAAGCAAAGGTGACGAAGATAGGAAAGGAACAGCTTGTGATTGTGCGACACCAATTAATGCTGCCAGAGCAGCAACTTTGAAATCCAACGGGTATAAAACGGTTGGGAGATACCTTACTGGATCGCATCAGATGACGTTGCCTGAATTAGAGACTATATTTGCTGCAGGTCTTAGCGTATTTCCAATTTACGAGAGAAAATCAACTGAAGCTTCTTATTTTACAGAAACTCAAGGGGTATTCGATGCAAGAGCAGCTATTGGTGCGGCTAAGGGATATGGTTTTAAAGAAAATACTATTATTTATTTTACTGTAGATTACGACGCTGTTGACGGTGAGGTTACCAGTCGTATACTCCCTTATTTTAAAGCAATTAAAAGGACATTTGCCCAACTCAATAGTGGTTATCAAATTGGTATTTATGGCGCGAGAAATGTTTGTAGCCGCGTGGCCGCAGCAGGTTACTCAGTCAGTAGTTTTGTATGTGATATGTCTTCAGGATTTAGCGGTAACCGCGGCTATTCACTTCCCACCGATTGGGCATTTGACCAAATTAAAACAAGGAGTATAGGGGATGGGCTTGGGAAAATAGAGATTGATAATAATATCTCATCGGGCAAGGATAAAGGCGTTAATTCTATAGTTTATAATAAAGAAAATAGTAACGATTATGTTTCGACGACAAATAATAAGTTCTTAAATCAATTAAAAGTTTTATATAATACAGCAGTAGATTATGTTACTAAAAAGGAAGGAAATAAACCTAATCCGGTCGGGAATATTACTCAACAGGCAAATGAATTAGTTGCCCAGTATCTAAGAAAAGATGAATATGATGGTTTATTGTGGATTTTAACAGCGGATTTTATTGACTCAGATTTTGTTAAAATAGCTGATGATGTATTGAAGGGACAAGAAAAGAGAATCCTGATAGATCCAATTTCTAAACTGACACTAGATGACGCACATATGATGGCCACTTTTAATGCAATAATTCATAGTTCTGTAGGAATGATACAAGATCTTGCAGGATGGGCAGGTGATTTAATTACAGTAGGGGGAGACACTGTCAAATATAATGCTAATTATAAAACAACTTATGATGCTGCAATAGATTTAATAGGAGGTCAAATTGGTACATTTGGACTTCCGGATTTATTAGGAGATGTAGACGCTGTTAACCTTGCTATGAATACAAGAACAGGGATTGCCTCACAACCAGTTTACAAGGTATTTGAAGAATACTATACTACCGGCTATAGTACAAGATACTCTCAATTTTTCAAAAACAGATTTAATAATTCATTTGAAGCAGTTACTAAGGATGCAGAGTACTATTTAAACACCAACAATCCTGTCTGTTTGGAATTTAAACAGCATTTTAGTGTTAATAATTATACCCAAGAGGATGGTCAAGCAATTGCACAAGCATTTGCAGATTGCCTTAAAGAAAAAATAAAATCTGAATAA
- a CDS encoding phage holin, producing the protein MKKFDKGTVVRTVLLFIALVNQVLVMFGKDVLPIADDQVNDLADAVYLGGSIGFTIIMSLVAWFKNNYVTEKGHKQKAVLKQNDLTK; encoded by the coding sequence ATGAAAAAATTCGACAAAGGTACAGTCGTCCGGACTGTGCTTCTTTTTATTGCTCTCGTAAACCAAGTTTTAGTGATGTTTGGTAAGGATGTGCTACCGATTGCAGATGATCAAGTGAATGACCTTGCGGACGCGGTTTATTTAGGCGGCTCCATCGGATTTACGATCATCATGTCACTGGTAGCATGGTTCAAAAACAACTATGTGACTGAAAAAGGCCATAAGCAAAAAGCCGTTTTAAAACAGAACGATTTAACCAAGTAA
- a CDS encoding phage tail spike protein produces the protein MADIYILSPDDKLLTVLSSHGRETCTFWDAKYKEELNKGSSFSFVADASHPDARFLFEENQVVFNDKDGVMRLFVIKELDDTSEEGEINTQVTCEAAMMELAETFVKDFRPTNKTAQFVLDNVLSRSRWVAEVTAELGVNSTTFYKKTALDCIADVINIWGGELQDTIEFDGNKVVKRIIKILPRRGKDSGKRFESDKDTTNIRRTVISYPVTALWGYGASIASTDEEGEETGGYSRFIDFSEVEWKKSKGDPVDKPLGQEWVGDPDLLERLGRLKDGKLIHREGQFNNEDITEPEELLKATYDHLITTACKTEINYELSVQLLESVPGHEHEHVELGDTTIAIDRNFAIPIETSQRVISMEYDITDPENTCVVEIGQFLSALQKDGRLEQIESVIEKNRGTWESKPDAGEVTDGSFPDKAPPVPSNVVIKPMFQNVALTWDYDPSSYIAAYEVYASQVNGFTPLKENRIFRGKTGGYEHFTGVNEVWYYRLRSINTRGTASEFTDQFSATTQRILTDDIVFGAITKEKLADLAVDADKLSRNFDDANILPGSLLDSNWWYAYSGAKYTIDKKEFNEMTISQDGTKAFGVCQLSVKQTMALVKDQVYTLSFEVKRNNTTDISWNHLKKGSTFISLDASGLTDISNYPADEFVRVNIQFTAPETGNNYTIGLGGRGSDDNSNCSYVVRKIQVRKGAVIKEYGYSPYDVALVDGVITNNYLANLAVGSANIQSAAITSAKIADAAVGSAAIANAAIKKAHLGTAIIDTAHIIDGAITNAKIANLSADKITAGTIKGITIEGSLIKGARFEPISNSDSLTAYIEAGTIYQRKRASEGLNYDVLELTASSFSQRRQAEDTSGNVKYDINRVLIENGTITIDGGKTFPEETYTSALKIYSQNQIDTRDSAGTYFDFSLNNEVVMQLKNTVNYDGLVGDRYEAVLEHKKSRFVIRNKDSGWEFLQVMSPFASKGGSFGPVKYRINESGDVMLRGFLRKMGAGELRDYVICSLPEEVAPEYQQIFPAYVWNGTGKERFTVYPSGDIKLFYGPTDGREYEVSISNIHFRPKDK, from the coding sequence ATGGCTGACATTTATATACTTTCACCAGATGATAAATTATTGACAGTGCTGTCCAGCCACGGACGAGAAACCTGTACGTTCTGGGATGCAAAATACAAGGAAGAGCTCAACAAGGGCTCTTCTTTTTCTTTTGTAGCCGATGCCTCCCACCCTGACGCGCGCTTCCTATTCGAAGAGAATCAAGTGGTATTCAACGATAAGGACGGTGTAATGCGTCTGTTTGTCATCAAGGAACTGGATGATACAAGTGAAGAAGGAGAGATTAACACTCAGGTTACCTGTGAAGCTGCCATGATGGAGCTTGCTGAAACCTTTGTAAAAGATTTTCGCCCTACCAATAAAACTGCTCAGTTTGTACTGGATAATGTTCTTTCTCGGTCAAGATGGGTGGCGGAAGTAACGGCGGAGCTTGGAGTGAATTCGACTACCTTCTATAAAAAAACAGCGTTGGATTGTATCGCTGATGTGATCAATATATGGGGCGGAGAGCTTCAGGACACTATAGAATTTGATGGAAATAAGGTCGTTAAACGAATCATAAAAATACTTCCTCGTCGCGGTAAAGACAGCGGGAAGCGCTTTGAGAGTGATAAGGATACAACGAATATCCGGCGGACCGTTATCAGTTACCCGGTGACAGCCCTTTGGGGTTACGGGGCATCCATAGCGTCTACGGATGAGGAAGGAGAGGAAACGGGCGGTTATTCCCGTTTTATTGATTTCTCTGAAGTAGAATGGAAAAAATCAAAAGGCGACCCGGTCGATAAGCCTTTAGGCCAGGAATGGGTTGGCGATCCGGATTTATTAGAACGATTGGGGCGCCTTAAAGATGGAAAGCTGATCCATCGGGAAGGCCAGTTCAATAATGAAGACATAACGGAGCCGGAAGAGCTCTTAAAGGCCACATATGATCATTTGATTACGACTGCATGTAAGACAGAAATCAATTACGAACTGTCCGTGCAACTGCTCGAGAGCGTGCCGGGACACGAACACGAACATGTGGAATTGGGAGATACAACGATCGCAATTGATCGAAATTTCGCTATCCCAATTGAGACATCACAGCGCGTTATTTCAATGGAATACGATATTACCGATCCTGAAAATACTTGCGTTGTTGAGATCGGGCAATTTTTATCGGCATTACAAAAAGACGGTAGGCTTGAGCAGATTGAAAGTGTGATCGAAAAGAACCGTGGCACTTGGGAAAGCAAACCGGACGCCGGAGAGGTTACGGATGGCAGTTTCCCTGATAAAGCCCCGCCTGTTCCGTCGAATGTAGTGATCAAGCCAATGTTTCAGAATGTGGCCCTGACATGGGATTATGATCCGTCCAGTTATATCGCAGCTTATGAGGTATATGCTTCACAAGTAAATGGATTCACCCCATTAAAAGAGAATCGTATTTTCAGAGGCAAAACAGGCGGATACGAGCATTTTACGGGAGTAAATGAAGTTTGGTATTATCGCTTGCGCTCAATCAACACACGGGGCACTGCGAGCGAATTCACGGATCAGTTTTCCGCGACCACTCAGCGCATTCTGACTGATGACATTGTTTTCGGAGCGATCACGAAAGAAAAACTGGCCGACCTGGCCGTTGATGCTGATAAGCTTTCCAGAAATTTTGATGATGCCAATATTTTGCCGGGTTCATTGTTGGATAGCAACTGGTGGTATGCCTATTCAGGCGCCAAGTACACGATAGACAAAAAAGAATTCAATGAAATGACAATTTCTCAGGATGGCACCAAGGCTTTTGGTGTTTGTCAACTCTCTGTAAAACAGACGATGGCGCTTGTGAAAGATCAAGTATATACTTTGTCTTTTGAAGTGAAACGAAATAATACAACAGATATATCTTGGAATCATCTAAAAAAAGGAAGCACATTCATTTCATTGGATGCAAGCGGGCTCACTGACATAAGCAATTACCCGGCTGATGAATTCGTGAGAGTGAATATTCAATTCACGGCACCAGAAACCGGTAATAATTACACAATTGGTTTGGGCGGCCGTGGTTCGGATGATAACAGTAATTGCAGTTATGTCGTAAGAAAAATTCAAGTCAGAAAAGGAGCGGTAATTAAAGAATATGGCTACAGTCCCTATGACGTAGCCCTGGTTGATGGGGTCATCACGAATAACTATCTTGCAAACCTTGCGGTCGGTTCAGCCAATATTCAATCAGCCGCGATAACATCAGCAAAAATTGCAGATGCGGCGGTAGGGTCTGCTGCTATTGCGAACGCCGCAATTAAAAAGGCACACCTTGGAACGGCCATAATTGACACCGCACATATTATTGATGGAGCAATTACAAACGCAAAAATCGCCAATCTGTCTGCTGATAAAATAACCGCCGGCACGATCAAGGGGATCACGATAGAAGGTTCTTTGATAAAAGGAGCCCGGTTTGAGCCAATCTCAAACTCGGATTCACTGACTGCTTATATTGAAGCGGGTACAATATATCAAAGAAAAAGAGCAAGTGAAGGGTTAAACTATGATGTTTTAGAATTGACAGCTTCATCATTCTCACAAAGAAGGCAGGCTGAAGATACAAGTGGGAATGTTAAATATGACATAAACCGTGTGTTAATCGAGAATGGCACAATTACGATAGACGGAGGCAAAACATTTCCGGAAGAAACTTATACTTCGGCCCTGAAAATCTATTCACAAAATCAAATTGATACTCGTGATTCAGCTGGCACATATTTTGATTTTTCGCTGAACAATGAGGTTGTTATGCAGTTGAAAAACACAGTAAATTACGACGGCTTAGTTGGAGATAGATATGAAGCGGTTTTGGAGCACAAAAAATCAAGATTTGTGATAAGAAATAAAGACAGTGGGTGGGAATTCTTGCAGGTTATGAGTCCTTTCGCAAGTAAAGGAGGCTCTTTTGGTCCGGTTAAATATCGAATTAATGAAAGCGGCGATGTAATGTTGCGGGGCTTTTTGAGGAAAATGGGTGCTGGGGAACTGCGTGATTATGTAATTTGCAGTCTGCCTGAAGAAGTTGCACCGGAGTATCAGCAGATCTTTCCTGCTTACGTTTGGAACGGAACCGGAAAGGAACGTTTTACTGTGTATCCGAGCGGCGATATAAAGCTATTTTATGGACCGACTGACGGACGAGAATATGAAGTATCAATAAGTAACATCCATTTTAGACCAAAAGATAAATAG
- a CDS encoding hemolysin XhlA family protein has product MTEVPEVNALQKEITEVKAGQKTLEQRVSVLERSSDRHDQQIISLNEKLNKIDENTTWIKRTITGAIITAVSTGFIGGAIAIMYNLLQK; this is encoded by the coding sequence ATGACGGAGGTACCGGAAGTGAATGCTTTACAAAAAGAAATTACAGAGGTTAAAGCCGGGCAAAAGACTCTTGAACAACGAGTGAGTGTCCTTGAGCGTTCTTCAGACAGGCATGATCAGCAAATCATTTCATTAAATGAAAAGCTGAACAAAATTGATGAAAATACGACTTGGATCAAACGGACCATCACAGGGGCCATAATAACAGCAGTCAGCACCGGTTTTATCGGCGGGGCTATCGCGATCATGTATAACCTGCTGCAAAAATAA
- a CDS encoding XkdX family protein, whose product MENRSVLFGFFEDCWKNGTVLTVEMRKAVEKGRITQAEYDEITENERGNAYPDQE is encoded by the coding sequence TTGGAGAATCGAAGCGTTCTCTTCGGTTTTTTTGAAGACTGCTGGAAAAATGGAACTGTTTTGACCGTTGAAATGAGAAAAGCCGTTGAGAAAGGCCGCATCACACAAGCGGAATATGATGAAATTACAGAAAACGAACGCGGTAATGCGTATCCGGATCAAGAATAG
- a CDS encoding N-acetylmuramoyl-L-alanine amidase produces the protein MTIAVKKRLVPSEKYALKCPNPMTPEYITIHNTANDASAANEISYMTGNSESTSYHFAVDDIEVIQGIPLDRNAWHSGDGTNGTGNRKSIAVEICYSKSGGARYRAAEAQAIKFVAQLLKERGWGVDKIRKHQDWNGKYCPHLILSEGRWDQVKAAIAAELERLGGEKASKPQKTDSKTSGATYTVKKGDVLSVIAEKTGVSMKTLQSLNGIKNPNLIKVGQVIKLTDSAGSPSSSKKSSFRLPAGIFKVTSPLTRGEAVKQIQTALAALHYYPDKSAKNFGIDSAYGAKTANAVKRFQSMYGLPADGIYGPKTKAKLEDILH, from the coding sequence ATGACAATTGCAGTCAAAAAAAGATTAGTTCCAAGTGAAAAATACGCCCTGAAATGCCCGAACCCAATGACGCCAGAGTATATTACTATTCATAACACGGCAAACGATGCATCAGCCGCCAATGAAATCAGTTATATGACCGGTAACAGCGAATCGACAAGCTATCATTTTGCCGTCGATGATATAGAGGTAATTCAGGGAATTCCCCTGGATCGGAACGCTTGGCACTCTGGCGACGGCACAAACGGAACCGGGAACCGTAAGTCTATCGCGGTAGAAATCTGCTACAGTAAGTCAGGTGGCGCGCGGTACCGAGCAGCAGAGGCGCAAGCTATCAAGTTTGTGGCGCAACTTCTTAAAGAACGCGGATGGGGCGTTGACAAAATCAGAAAGCATCAGGACTGGAACGGAAAATACTGTCCGCATCTTATTCTTTCTGAGGGGCGCTGGGATCAAGTGAAAGCGGCCATTGCTGCAGAATTAGAACGTCTTGGGGGTGAAAAAGCATCCAAACCACAAAAAACAGATTCAAAGACCAGCGGGGCGACGTACACCGTCAAGAAAGGCGATGTCCTTTCTGTAATTGCAGAGAAAACAGGAGTAAGCATGAAAACCCTGCAAAGCTTGAACGGCATCAAGAATCCAAATCTAATCAAAGTCGGACAGGTAATAAAGCTGACGGATTCGGCCGGCTCACCATCCAGCAGCAAAAAATCATCTTTCCGCCTGCCAGCGGGTATTTTTAAAGTCACAAGCCCGTTGACCCGAGGGGAGGCCGTAAAACAGATTCAAACGGCGCTGGCGGCTCTTCATTACTACCCGGATAAGAGCGCAAAGAATTTCGGAATCGACAGCGCATATGGCGCGAAAACAGCAAACGCGGTCAAACGATTCCAATCTATGTATGGTCTTCCTGCTGACGGGATTTATGGGCCGAAGACAAAAGCGAAACTGGAGGATATTTTGCATTAA
- a CDS encoding tetratricopeptide repeat protein produces MAELENRIQFAELLAPAVKSLKLHPDYKVKRTKNVKAGQTYIDKIALRLGVSSNTIKSWIGQMGANYIPGRMDDGKLFGMIWIIIEKTDMGPEWLTGLLETTTIPVIKPALPAWTASCLKKAKILRKDGSFGAPSDEDVEKAVKRLFHDRPGLETNALTEQPVTHNLPSRRTGNFIGRGFDMEAIRQWMLSPSPVCLITGWAGMGKTTIALEAAYSCIGGSSDWTAFCSIIWISADWKGLSFSDFLNTIAYHLGRTEQIDKSINEKRFVVRNALAAHSNEKPVLLIIDSIDMAERDIHEFIISLPQGVKVLLTARENVKQTYRDGLGEMEAIQLSGLEQTDALEFFQQEVHRCLKTCNLPHKREKLEQLLKLSPDLKNEFISAAAGNPKAMALSIAYMSDDDIPAPQLIQELKQAGYSLLELFEVLFGRTWDRCHEDTRKLWQTLCFFAKPPDEKSLAAAAGLDARRFHFAIEQMRSYALIQPERNEGRTQYSAHQTVVAYGEQHLSEHQEFEKEARSRWAHYYIDYAETHIKREQPNSVYWSYLLGRNLEQMKKEWPNILKVIEWSSETGQHETLIELITRISHFLSRINLPLRIEYGLKSADAARQSGEHTREAYFRIDTAGWALMEVNDLDGALQQVETGLKILEQSGAPDHDDLKVWGLALQSRLLLKTGDPEKAAAMLDDIKDQPVSPIIRHRVLLVRGDLSFAHSHYEEAITLYEAANTTSAAYGGEKTIEAYFNLGMAYVKCNQLEKAEKAFEQMLYDKHNANQVELIYYYYGMAQLLYRKGEKPKAIESNQKAIRLIDSWEPGIGIRGEVEQMDILI; encoded by the coding sequence ATGGCTGAACTAGAAAACCGGATACAATTTGCAGAACTGCTGGCACCTGCTGTCAAATCGCTGAAACTTCATCCTGATTACAAAGTCAAAAGGACAAAAAACGTAAAAGCAGGACAGACTTATATAGACAAAATTGCACTCAGATTAGGCGTTTCCTCTAACACGATCAAAAGCTGGATCGGACAGATGGGCGCAAACTATATCCCCGGACGAATGGACGACGGAAAACTGTTCGGAATGATCTGGATCATTATAGAAAAGACTGACATGGGTCCTGAATGGCTGACCGGCCTTCTGGAAACCACCACCATTCCCGTCATCAAACCCGCATTGCCCGCTTGGACAGCGTCCTGTCTAAAAAAAGCAAAAATACTCCGGAAAGACGGATCATTCGGAGCGCCGAGTGATGAAGACGTTGAAAAGGCAGTGAAGCGGCTGTTTCACGACAGACCCGGCCTTGAAACGAATGCGCTTACAGAACAGCCTGTGACACATAACCTGCCGTCACGCCGGACGGGGAACTTTATCGGCCGCGGCTTTGACATGGAAGCGATCCGGCAATGGATGCTGTCTCCGTCACCGGTCTGTTTAATCACCGGCTGGGCCGGCATGGGAAAAACGACAATCGCCCTTGAAGCGGCCTATTCGTGTATCGGCGGTTCTTCAGATTGGACGGCATTTTGCAGCATCATCTGGATCAGTGCTGACTGGAAAGGATTGAGCTTCAGCGATTTTTTAAACACGATCGCCTATCACCTCGGACGCACCGAACAAATCGACAAATCAATCAACGAGAAACGGTTCGTCGTCCGCAATGCATTAGCCGCTCATTCAAACGAAAAACCCGTACTGCTGATTATTGACAGCATCGATATGGCGGAACGTGACATTCACGAATTTATCATCAGCCTTCCGCAAGGTGTAAAAGTCCTCCTTACGGCGCGGGAAAACGTAAAACAAACATACCGGGACGGCCTCGGAGAAATGGAGGCCATCCAGCTGAGCGGCCTTGAGCAAACGGATGCCCTTGAATTTTTTCAGCAAGAAGTGCACCGCTGTCTGAAAACATGCAACCTCCCGCATAAACGGGAGAAGCTGGAGCAGCTGTTGAAGCTATCGCCTGACCTTAAGAATGAATTCATCTCGGCAGCCGCCGGCAACCCGAAGGCCATGGCACTCAGTATCGCTTACATGTCGGACGACGACATCCCCGCTCCGCAGCTCATTCAAGAACTTAAACAAGCGGGCTACTCATTATTGGAATTGTTTGAGGTTCTCTTTGGCCGCACATGGGACAGATGTCATGAAGACACACGGAAACTATGGCAGACGCTTTGCTTTTTCGCTAAGCCCCCTGATGAGAAAAGTTTAGCGGCAGCGGCCGGATTAGACGCCCGCCGTTTTCATTTCGCTATTGAACAAATGCGGTCATATGCCCTGATTCAGCCGGAACGAAACGAAGGAAGAACACAGTACTCAGCGCATCAAACCGTTGTTGCTTACGGAGAACAGCACTTATCCGAACATCAGGAATTTGAAAAAGAAGCCCGCAGCCGCTGGGCGCATTATTATATTGATTATGCGGAAACCCATATAAAACGGGAACAGCCCAATTCTGTCTATTGGAGCTATCTGCTGGGACGGAATTTAGAGCAAATGAAAAAGGAATGGCCGAATATCCTAAAGGTCATCGAATGGTCAAGCGAAACCGGACAACATGAAACCCTGATCGAACTCATCACCCGTATCAGTCATTTTCTAAGCAGAATCAACCTGCCCCTGCGAATCGAATACGGATTAAAATCCGCCGATGCCGCCCGTCAATCAGGCGAACACACGCGGGAAGCTTACTTCAGGATCGACACGGCAGGCTGGGCGCTCATGGAAGTCAATGATTTAGACGGAGCTTTGCAGCAGGTAGAAACCGGCCTGAAGATTCTGGAACAATCAGGAGCGCCGGATCACGACGACTTGAAAGTATGGGGGCTCGCCCTGCAATCGAGGCTGCTGTTAAAAACCGGAGACCCGGAAAAAGCGGCAGCAATGCTGGACGACATAAAAGATCAGCCCGTCTCGCCCATTATCCGGCACAGGGTTCTTCTGGTCCGCGGCGACCTGAGTTTCGCCCATTCTCACTACGAAGAAGCCATCACATTATACGAAGCGGCAAACACAACCAGCGCCGCATACGGCGGCGAAAAAACGATAGAAGCCTATTTCAATTTGGGCATGGCTTACGTGAAGTGTAATCAGCTCGAAAAAGCGGAAAAAGCCTTTGAACAGATGCTCTATGACAAACATAACGCCAATCAAGTTGAGCTGATCTATTACTATTACGGAATGGCACAGCTGTTGTACCGTAAAGGAGAGAAACCGAAAGCGATCGAATCGAATCAGAAGGCGATTCGTCTGATTGATTCGTGGGAGCCTGGGATTGGGATTCGGGGTGAGGTGGAGCAAATGGACATTCTCATTTAA
- a CDS encoding distal tail protein Dit: MINYQELLPNQWKITFDGIDISPFFYVKTTGGRGVTGREVNTATIGNRPGGFLRNTRIPVRVITIEVLFAFSSEEELKKKQEELTFILHTEEPKPLIFHDEPDRFYNAVFESISEGEEQGGFQTATLTFICPDPKKYGPAKDFEFNSGIQTIINPGYAAVDPTIECVFEEKATSYEVALLNDDGSVSKTIKLLYDFIAGDTLVIDSAKRKVTCSGNLIMTALQIQSDWFLLPPRTPVKIKFSHKSSIKFNEAYL, encoded by the coding sequence TTGATCAATTATCAGGAACTACTGCCTAACCAATGGAAAATCACGTTTGATGGTATTGATATATCACCCTTCTTTTATGTGAAGACCACGGGCGGCCGGGGAGTGACAGGAAGAGAAGTGAATACAGCCACTATCGGGAATCGCCCCGGCGGTTTCCTGCGGAACACAAGAATCCCTGTAAGAGTCATAACCATTGAGGTTCTTTTTGCCTTCAGCAGTGAAGAAGAGTTGAAGAAAAAGCAGGAGGAATTGACTTTTATTCTGCACACTGAAGAGCCTAAACCGTTAATTTTTCATGATGAGCCCGACAGATTCTATAACGCTGTCTTTGAAAGCATTTCAGAAGGCGAAGAACAGGGAGGCTTTCAGACTGCAACATTGACTTTTATCTGTCCTGACCCAAAAAAATACGGCCCGGCGAAGGATTTTGAATTTAATTCAGGTATTCAGACTATCATTAATCCGGGATATGCGGCCGTAGACCCGACAATCGAATGCGTCTTTGAAGAGAAAGCCACTTCATATGAGGTGGCTCTTCTTAATGATGATGGGTCTGTATCGAAAACGATCAAGCTGCTGTACGATTTCATCGCTGGTGACACACTTGTAATTGATTCAGCAAAAAGAAAGGTCACTTGCAGCGGTAATTTAATCATGACAGCACTTCAAATTCAATCAGATTGGTTTCTGCTGCCGCCCAGGACGCCAGTTAAAATCAAGTTCAGTCATAAGAGCAGTATCAAATTTAATGAGGCATATTTGTAA